The sequence TAATTTTTGGAATAATAATGGCCGCTCTCGGTTTAGGTATAGGCCGTGTGTTTTGGAGAATTTCTATAATTGGGGCCGCCAGACTTTTCGAATATAAAACTTGGAAAAAAATGTTCAATCATATAATAGGTTTAGATCAAGATTTTTTTGATAGCTGGAGAACCGGGGATCTTATGACAAGATTTACTTCAGATGTTCTGATGTTAAGACGTTTGATGGGAATGTCAGTAATAATGCTTGTAGACACTGTTGTAATGACTACATTGACTTTATTTGCGATGGGAACTTTTGTAAATTGGCGTTTGACCTTTATCTCTGTTTTACCTTTACCCTTAATAGCTTTTATTTCTCTATTTTTTGGAAAATTTATCCATAGAAGATTCAGAGAACTTCAAGAAAAAACGTCTGAATTATCTAATATAACCGAAGAAAATGTTTCAGGTTCTGATGTTGTCAAATTATATTCAAATTATGAGACTATGGAAAATATTTTTAATAGTAAATCTCAAGAGTTTTATAACTCATACATTAGATTGGTAAAAGTGTGGGGATTGATGTTTCCATTGGCAATGTTTGTTGGTCAGCTAGCCACTATTTTTGTTTTTAATTTTGGTGGTCCTATGGTAATAAACAATCAAATCACCCTTGGTGATTTTATAATGACCAATCAATATATAGGGATGCTAATTTGGCCAATGATGGCTTTAGGGAATCTTGTAAACCTAATTCAAAGGGGAAGAGCTTCACTAAGAAGGGTTAACGAAGTTTTAGAACAAAAACATTCCATACAGGAACCTGAAAGAGTAGACTATGAATTTAAAGGTCATTATCAAATGAAAAACTTAACTTTCAAATATCCTAATACACAAAGGGAAGTATTAAAAAATATAAATATGAGTATAGAACCTGGCCAAATGGTGGCATTTGTTGGTAAAATCGGTTCTGGAAAATCTACGTTAGCAAAACTTCTTGTCAAACTTTATCCAGTTGAAAGAGAACAATTATTTTTGGATGGAAAAGATATTAATGATGTAAATGGAAGATTTATTAGGGACCATGTTTCATATGTTCCTCAAGATAGTTTTTTGTTCTCTATGACAATACGAGAAAACATCGCCTTTTCCGATGAAGAAAAAGAGGAGTTGGTTGAGGAGTACGCAAAACTTTCTCATGTTCATGATGACATAATGGGCTTTGAAAGGAAATATGAAACTATAGTGGGGGAAAGAGGAGCCACTTTATCAGGAGGTCAAAGGCAAAGAGTGACGATAGCAAGAGCATTAGCCAAAAGGTCTGAAATGATTATTCTGGATGATTGTCTATCTGCCGTTGATACTGAAACAGAAGAAGAAATAATAGGAACGCTTAGGCAAGAAACAAAAGGGAAAACGATCGTTGTTATATCTCATAGATTAAAGGCGGTTAAAGATGCGGATCAAATATTTGTTTTTGATAACGGTGAAATAGTAGAAAGAGGCAACCATAGTCAGCTAATATCAAGAGAAGGAATATATTATTCTATGTATATGAAACAATTAATAGAAAAAAATCTGGAGGAATAAAACTATGGCATCTGTTCATGAAGATATCTTTCTAGAAGAACAAGAAAAAAGTGAAGGCGATATAAAAACATTAAGAAAATTGTGGGTTTATATAAGAAAATATAAATTCCTTTTATTTTTAACCTTTTTAACCCTTGCTTTTGCCACAATAATAGAGCTTGCTTTACCTTTTCTTATACGATACGGAATTGACGAAGTTATAAACGTAAGTCACACTTTTAATGTTAGCCAAGGAGCACAAAATCAATTTGTTGAAGATGAAAATGGGCCTTATACTTTAGAAAAAAGAAGTAACAATTATTATATGATAAACAATGAAACCGGTGAAAGTATCCAAGTTCCACCTGAAGAATATGCAGAATATTTTGATTCTGCCATTAGAAGAATTAGATTATTTAGTATGGCTTTTATTATAATTTTGGCAGGGCAATTTTTCTTAAATTATGCTCAAGTATTATCTGCCAATCTGGTAGGTCAAAAGGTAATCTATAATTTAAGAAAAGATCTCTTTTCTCATATTCTTAGACTAAAATACACTTTTTTTGAAAAGAATCCTCCTGGTAAGGTAACTACCCGTGTAGTAAACGATACCCAAAATCTATCGGATTTTTTTAGTGAAGTAGTTACTAGTTTGTTAAAAGATATAGCAATAATTATTGGTGTTGTTGTCTTAATGATGGTTCTAGACTTTAAATTAAGTTTATACACACTGACAATGTTTCCTGTCATTATAGTATCAGTGATTATATTCAGATATTTTGATAGAAGAGCATACGACAAAGTAAGAACAAGAGTTTCTGCCTTAAATTCTTATTTAGCAGAAAACTTATCAGGAAGTACCGTTACTAAACTATTTAATCAAGAAGAAAGAAAAAGAAAAGAATTCGATTATATGAGTACCAAAGTATACAAAGCTAACGTTGAACAAATGTATGTCTTTGCAATATTCAGGCCTTTAATGAGTCTTTTACAATACTTTACCATTAGTTTGCTTCTTTGGTTTGGTTCAATATTACTAACAGATGGTCAAACTACTTTTGGAACAATATATGCTTTTA comes from Petrotoga sp. 9PW.55.5.1 and encodes:
- a CDS encoding ABC transporter ATP-binding protein; its protein translation is MNLLIKEYIKKYWWRYLIGVLFLIAVDIIQLFIPRQIGSIVDTLNTPTPDLNQVKTLIFGIIMAALGLGIGRVFWRISIIGAARLFEYKTWKKMFNHIIGLDQDFFDSWRTGDLMTRFTSDVLMLRRLMGMSVIMLVDTVVMTTLTLFAMGTFVNWRLTFISVLPLPLIAFISLFFGKFIHRRFRELQEKTSELSNITEENVSGSDVVKLYSNYETMENIFNSKSQEFYNSYIRLVKVWGLMFPLAMFVGQLATIFVFNFGGPMVINNQITLGDFIMTNQYIGMLIWPMMALGNLVNLIQRGRASLRRVNEVLEQKHSIQEPERVDYEFKGHYQMKNLTFKYPNTQREVLKNINMSIEPGQMVAFVGKIGSGKSTLAKLLVKLYPVEREQLFLDGKDINDVNGRFIRDHVSYVPQDSFLFSMTIRENIAFSDEEKEELVEEYAKLSHVHDDIMGFERKYETIVGERGATLSGGQRQRVTIARALAKRSEMIILDDCLSAVDTETEEEIIGTLRQETKGKTIVVISHRLKAVKDADQIFVFDNGEIVERGNHSQLISREGIYYSMYMKQLIEKNLEE
- a CDS encoding ABC transporter ATP-binding protein, producing the protein MASVHEDIFLEEQEKSEGDIKTLRKLWVYIRKYKFLLFLTFLTLAFATIIELALPFLIRYGIDEVINVSHTFNVSQGAQNQFVEDENGPYTLEKRSNNYYMINNETGESIQVPPEEYAEYFDSAIRRIRLFSMAFIIILAGQFFLNYAQVLSANLVGQKVIYNLRKDLFSHILRLKYTFFEKNPPGKVTTRVVNDTQNLSDFFSEVVTSLLKDIAIIIGVVVLMMVLDFKLSLYTLTMFPVIIVSVIIFRYFDRRAYDKVRTRVSALNSYLAENLSGSTVTKLFNQEERKRKEFDYMSTKVYKANVEQMYVFAIFRPLMSLLQYFTISLLLWFGSILLTDGQTTFGTIYAFTSYVDMFFRPLFDLAEKYDIMQSAFASAGKIFKIMDHPKEDFGKGKYNTIERGKVEFKDVKFSYDGHNEVLKGVNFKIEPNERVAIVGETGSGKTTIIKLISGLYRYNEGKILINDKELYDYDLNEVRKKIAVVPQDVFLFSGTILDNMRLFNKNIPEEEVIKVSKSVFADEIISRLPQNYNTVITERGSTLSSGERQLIALTRAVLFDSKIIILDEATSNVDVETEFLIQQALTKISNRVTIISIAHRLSTVKSSNRIIVVHKGLVVEEGTHNQLINNKGIYYDLYRLQFEKS